From Bradyrhizobium sp. AZCC 1610:
CGTGCGCGTGATCGCCACCGCTAGCGGACGCGTGACTCTCGGCGGCACCGGCTATGCGCCGGAAGGGCCGCTCAGCCGGGACGACGGCGGAGAGATCGTCGGCGCGCAGCGCTCGGAATTGGTGCGGACGCTCTCCGCCGCCGACCGCGCCAACAACGCCGTCCTGCAGGAACGCGAGGGCCGCTGGGCGGTTCAAGGCGATCCGACGGAAGGCGCGCTGATCGTCGCCGCCCGTAAGGCGGGCTTGGAGGCGGAGGCGCTCGACGCCCGCTTCACGCGTCTCGGCGAGGTGCCGTTCTCCTCCGAGCGCAAGCTGATGAGCACGGTCCACAGCGACGCCGAACGCCAAGAGCGCCTGCTTGCCTTTACCAAGGGCGCGCCCGACGTCCTTTTGGCGCGTTGCTCGCACGAGTTCGCGGGAGAGGAAGCGCGTCCGCTGACGGAGAGCCGCCGCTCGGAGATCCTCGCGGCCAATGAGACGCTGGCCGGCGAGGCGCTGCGTACGCTAGGCGTCGCCTTCCGCTCGCTGCCTAAGGAGGCCGCCGGGCCGGAAGCGATCGATGAAGGAGTCGAGCAGGATCTCGTTTTTCTCGGACTGATCGGCATGATCGACCCGCCTCGGCAAGAAGCGAAGGATGCGGTCGCGCGCGCGAAAGGCGCCGGCATTCGCCCCATCATGATTACGGGCGACCATCCGAAGACCGCTTCGGTCATCGCCGCCGAGCTCGGCATCGCGACCGACCACCGAGCTGTCACGGGTGTGGAGATCGGGAAGCTGTCAGAAGAGGCGCTGGAGCAGACGGTCCGCGAGGTGTCGGTCTACGCCCGCGTCAACCCCGAGCACAAGCTGCGCATCGTCAAAGCTCTACAGCGCGACGGCATGACGGTGGCCATGACCGGGGACGGCGTCAACGACGCTCCCGCGCTCAAAACCGCCGACATTGGGATCGCCATGGGCATCACCGGGACCGACGTCTCGAAGGAGGCCGCCGACATGGTGCTTGCCGACGACAACTTTGCCACGATCGTTGCGGCCGTTGAGGAGGGGCGAGCGATCTTCGCCAATATCAGGAAGTTCCTGCGCTATCTCCTGTCGTCGAACATCGGCGAGGTCATGACCATGTTCTTCGGCGTGCTGCTGATCGACCTGATCGGGCTGTCGCAGGCGGGTGGCGGGGTCGTGCTCCCGCTCTTGGCGACGCAGATCCTTTGGATCAACCTGGTTACCGACGGCGCGCCAGCGCTCGCCCTTGGCGTCGATCCAGTTGATACGGCCGTCATGAATCAGCCGCCGCGGCCGCGCGGCGAAGGCGTGATCACACGTCGCATGTGGGTCGGCATCCTCTTCGTCGGCCTTGTGATGGCGGCCGGGACCTTGCTCGTCCTCGATGCTTCGTTGCCGGGCGGTCTCATTGAAGGGACCGGCACGATGCGCTACGGCCAGACGATGACCTTTACGACCCTGATGATGTTCCAGCTCTTCAATGCCTTGAACGCCCGTTCGGACGAGGAAAGCGCCTTTTGCGGCCTTTTCCGGAACCGCTGGCTCTGGGCGGCCATCGCCTTGTCGCTTTTTCTGCACGCGGCCGTTGTCTACGTACCCTTCCTGCAGGAAGCGTTCTCGACTAGCGGCCTCGACGTCGGCGATTGGCTTCTCTGCGCGGCGGTCGCAAGTTCTGTACTGTGGCTCCGCGAACTGAGCAAAGTCATCACACGCGCGATGGGCGGTGACCGAAGCGGCACCGCGTCGGCACGCCCAAGCGCCACGGAGCGACCCGACAACGCGCGAGCATACGACCGCAGATGACGGGAGAGGCAATGCAACCCATCAAATCCTTGCACAAGACAGTTTTACTTGCGGCATAACATCGGACCTGAAGATTAGACTAAAGGCAGAGCTTAGTTCGGGTAAAGCGATTTTTCTCGCTCAATTCAGGTGCAAGCATTCACTAGAACGCCCTCGTTGGTATAAGCGCCGGCTGCCGCAGCAGAGCACAAGCTGCGCCCTGCTCTGATCACGTGATGCTTGCCGGTCTGTAAAGCGCTTTCGCCGGATGTTCGCAATGGGCGCGATGTTCACGACGAGGTGCAGTCGCCACGCGTAGCGTAACGCGATGTCGCTTATCCGACGATCTGAGAGAAGCGTGCGCTACTCGGGCGACACGCGGTCCTGATGGCGCCCCATCGCCTGCCGGACGCCGACGGCAGGGCACGGATCGGCCCAATAAAAAACACAACCTGCCGATGAAATCACCCGATTCCAAATATCTTATCGATGCTCCTGCATTTTCAGAGCACCATGGTCGCGAATGGCCGACGAACAAGACCACAGATATTTATCTCTCCGCAATCAATCTGCAACGATCCCCCTTCAACACCTCCGATATGCGGTTGTTTCCG
This genomic window contains:
- a CDS encoding cation-translocating P-type ATPase, which gives rise to MDINVDQSGRAEPHQQTADQVLSALDTDADVGLTSAEARSRLDRFGRNELTAEEPVPAWRKFLAQFADVLVIVLLIAALVSAVLWLYERESALPYEAMAISAIVLLNGVMGYIQQARAEQAVAALQQISAAHANVVRDRAPQSIAAAEIVPGDIVLIEEGDTVPADARLLQTVALQTAEAALTGESLPTSKNSAPVAGEAGLGDRRNMVFSGTTATYGRGRAVVTATGMQTAMGRIAGMLKAAQQETTPLQKELDRVGKLLGLIVVVIAMVMIATILLVEDVTGISAIFDVLILGVALAVAAVPEGLPAIVTAVLSLGVQRMAKRNAIVRHLAAVETLGSANVIASDKTGTLTKNEMTVRVIATASGRVTLGGTGYAPEGPLSRDDGGEIVGAQRSELVRTLSAADRANNAVLQEREGRWAVQGDPTEGALIVAARKAGLEAEALDARFTRLGEVPFSSERKLMSTVHSDAERQERLLAFTKGAPDVLLARCSHEFAGEEARPLTESRRSEILAANETLAGEALRTLGVAFRSLPKEAAGPEAIDEGVEQDLVFLGLIGMIDPPRQEAKDAVARAKGAGIRPIMITGDHPKTASVIAAELGIATDHRAVTGVEIGKLSEEALEQTVREVSVYARVNPEHKLRIVKALQRDGMTVAMTGDGVNDAPALKTADIGIAMGITGTDVSKEAADMVLADDNFATIVAAVEEGRAIFANIRKFLRYLLSSNIGEVMTMFFGVLLIDLIGLSQAGGGVVLPLLATQILWINLVTDGAPALALGVDPVDTAVMNQPPRPRGEGVITRRMWVGILFVGLVMAAGTLLVLDASLPGGLIEGTGTMRYGQTMTFTTLMMFQLFNALNARSDEESAFCGLFRNRWLWAAIALSLFLHAAVVYVPFLQEAFSTSGLDVGDWLLCAAVASSVLWLRELSKVITRAMGGDRSGTASARPSATERPDNARAYDRR